From one Nematostella vectensis chromosome 7, jaNemVect1.1, whole genome shotgun sequence genomic stretch:
- the LOC5512977 gene encoding cyclic AMP-dependent transcription factor ATF-3 → MNAAFQSMNPSHEHNNYELYTRTAMPVPVAEDSDRDSNISSEDTASFSEFSNPQTPPLKGPADGVKQELRNAIKCRRVAKGLEEMPHLDAKRPKVEELSPAELEKRRIRRERNKLAAFKCRQRRKEHIQELEIESEGIEDSNRELEREISELHEQRQQLEEMLKTHSCKLSNNNGGSRTKSDSCASAAAKSNSGSPTTPTGPIKA, encoded by the exons ATGAACGCTGCATTTCAGTCTATGAACCCCAGTCACGAACATAACAACTACGAGCTCTACACCAGAACCGCTATGCCAGTGCCGGTAGCAGAGGATTCAGACAGAGATTCTAAT ATTTCAAGTGAAGACACCGCAAGCTTTTCAGAATTTTCAAATCCACAAACACCGCCGCTGAAAGGACCAGCTGATGGCGTGAAACAAGAGCTTCGTAACGCAATCAAGTGCCGAAGAGTCGCCAAAGGACTCGAAGAAATGCCTCATTTAGACGCTAAAAGGCCTAAAGTTGAAGAG CTATCTCCTGCGGAATTAGAAAAAAGAAGGATACGACGCGAACGAAATAAATTAGCCGCTTTCAAATGCAGACAGCGACGGAAAGAACACATTCAAGAGCTTGAAATA GAATCTGAAGGAATTGAAGACTCTAATAGGGAACTTGAAAGAGAAATATCTGAGCTTCATGAGCAAAGACAACAGCTGGAAGAAATGTTGAAAACACATTCATGCAAGCTATCTAATAACAACGGTGGCTCCAGAACTAAATCAGACTCCTGTGCCTCTGCCGCTGCCAAATCGAACT
- the LOC5512978 gene encoding uncharacterized protein LOC5512978 — protein MSAVVLEMEPAATPPSSTCEFSSRLLTKRRCPFGESPQQNVKIAATAREENQGPARGLKSFFGNSGFSSGFSAFHIMMNSQKANSSISTASYATNSTSKCWVCQHAKETLPCAFCEHGACEMCVRQCSKCFGVFCSFCSTIIYDHCEDSALCLTCHAEEFRKIKNSDTITQTQWRKTGEQFPQIIT, from the exons ATGAGTGCAGTGGTATTAGAAATGGAGCCAGCCGCCACACCGCCAAGTTCCACATGTGAGTTTTCAAGTCGCCTTTTGACCAAACGCCGTTGCCCTTTTGGTGAGAGCCCCcaacaaaatgtcaaaatagCAGCAACAGCAAGGGAGGAGAACCAAGGACCAGCCAGGGGTCTTAAAAGCTTCTTTGGTAATAGTGGATTCTCATCAG GATTTTCAGCTTTCCATATCATGATGAACAGCCAGAAAGCCAACTCAAGCATTTCCACAGCCTCTTATGCAACCAACAGCACTAGCAAGTGTTGGGTATGTCAGCATGCTAAGGAGACGCTGCCCTGTGCATTCTGTGAACATGGAGCATGTGAAATGTGTGTGCGTCAGTGCAGCAAGTGTTTTGGAGTCTTCTGTTCGTTTTGCTCTACTATTATTTATGATCACTGTGAGGATAGCGCTTTGTGTCTAACATGCCACGCAGAGGAGTTCAGAAAGATTAAAAACAGCGATACAATCACTCAAACGCAGTGGAGGAAAACAGGTGAACAATTCCCACAAATAATAACATAG